The Terracoccus luteus genome includes a region encoding these proteins:
- a CDS encoding metal-dependent transcriptional regulator, producing MTDLIDTTEMYLRTIFELEEEGIVPLRARIAERLGHSGPTVSQTVARMERDGLVAVSGDRHLELSDHGRLLATRVMRKHRLAERLLVDVIGLEWEYAHDEACRWEHVMSEQVERKILGLIGEGLESPYGNPIPGLHEFGVEQPEDFLAGLTALTAAAGAQPRVVVIRRIGEPVQVDPDALSLLTAAGVLPGSHVEVVREGGRVVAVRQGSEASSGVSLPDDVAVHVYCETV from the coding sequence GTGACCGACCTGATCGACACCACCGAGATGTACCTGCGCACGATCTTCGAGCTGGAGGAAGAGGGCATCGTGCCCCTGCGCGCGCGCATCGCCGAGCGCCTCGGGCACTCGGGGCCGACGGTGTCGCAGACGGTGGCGCGCATGGAGCGCGACGGCCTCGTCGCCGTGTCGGGCGACCGGCACCTCGAGCTGTCCGACCACGGCCGGCTGCTCGCCACCCGGGTCATGCGCAAGCACCGCCTCGCCGAGCGGCTGCTCGTCGATGTCATCGGGCTCGAGTGGGAGTACGCCCACGACGAGGCGTGCCGGTGGGAGCACGTCATGTCCGAGCAGGTCGAGCGCAAGATCCTCGGGCTCATCGGCGAGGGTCTCGAGTCGCCCTACGGCAACCCCATCCCCGGCCTGCACGAGTTCGGGGTCGAGCAGCCCGAGGACTTCCTCGCCGGGCTCACCGCGCTCACCGCGGCCGCCGGCGCCCAGCCCCGCGTCGTCGTCATCCGCCGCATCGGCGAGCCGGTGCAGGTCGACCCCGACGCGCTCTCGCTGCTCACCGCGGCCGGGGTGCTGCCCGGCAGCCACGTCGAGGTCGTGCGCGAGGGCGGGCGCGTCGTCGCGGTGCGCCAGGGGAGCGAGGCCTCGAGCGGCGTCTCGCTGCCCGACGACGTCGCCGTGCACGTCTACTGCGAGACCGTCTGA
- a CDS encoding MFS transporter, with protein MTETPPAVPVGGAGAPGGVPGGWRSIAVSAYGPSLLSAVGSGAVMPVVAVTARGLGASVAVAALAVAAIGVGQLLGDLPSGALAARIGERRALLTAAVVEAVGMALCALAGHLALLFAGVLVIGLAGSLFGLARQAYLTEAVPVAMRARALSTLGGVTRIGAFIGPFIGAFVIARSDVAAAYVVGAVAAGAAFLLVLLAPDITKDADGAAAAVAHRSVFSVLGEHRFVLLTLGTGALCISGARAVREALVPLWAESQGLTPSQTALVFGVAGALDMLLFYPSGWLMDRYGRVAAAVPSMVVLGIGMMVLPLATGLVAITLAATVLGLGNGIGAGLVMTLGADASPAVGRTQFLGGWRLFADVGRAAGPLALSGLSGIMTLGASSVVLGVGAVVGAGWLRVWVPRHDPTRRHPTAS; from the coding sequence ATGACCGAGACCCCTCCCGCCGTGCCGGTCGGCGGGGCGGGAGCACCGGGCGGCGTGCCCGGGGGCTGGCGCTCCATCGCCGTCTCGGCGTACGGCCCGAGCCTGCTCTCCGCGGTCGGCTCGGGGGCCGTCATGCCGGTCGTGGCCGTCACGGCCCGCGGTCTGGGCGCGTCGGTCGCGGTCGCCGCCCTCGCCGTCGCGGCCATCGGCGTCGGCCAGCTGCTCGGCGACCTGCCGTCCGGGGCGCTCGCGGCCCGCATCGGTGAGCGGCGCGCCCTGCTCACCGCCGCGGTGGTCGAGGCCGTCGGCATGGCCCTGTGCGCGCTCGCCGGCCACCTCGCCCTGCTGTTCGCAGGCGTGCTCGTGATCGGCCTGGCCGGCTCGCTCTTCGGCCTGGCCCGCCAGGCGTATCTCACCGAGGCGGTGCCCGTCGCGATGCGCGCCCGGGCCCTGTCGACGCTCGGGGGCGTCACGCGCATCGGCGCCTTCATCGGCCCCTTCATCGGCGCCTTCGTCATCGCGCGCAGCGACGTCGCGGCCGCCTACGTCGTCGGGGCGGTCGCCGCCGGGGCCGCCTTCCTCCTCGTCCTGCTCGCGCCGGACATCACGAAGGATGCCGACGGGGCCGCGGCCGCGGTCGCCCACCGGTCGGTCTTCAGCGTCCTCGGAGAGCACCGCTTCGTGCTGCTGACCCTCGGCACGGGTGCCCTGTGCATCTCGGGTGCCCGGGCGGTGCGCGAGGCGCTCGTGCCGCTCTGGGCCGAGTCGCAGGGGCTCACCCCGTCCCAGACCGCGCTCGTCTTCGGCGTGGCCGGGGCCCTCGACATGCTGCTGTTCTACCCCTCCGGCTGGCTCATGGACCGCTACGGCCGGGTCGCCGCCGCGGTGCCCAGCATGGTCGTGCTCGGCATCGGGATGATGGTGCTGCCGCTCGCCACCGGCCTCGTCGCCATCACGCTCGCGGCCACCGTGCTCGGGCTCGGCAACGGCATCGGGGCGGGCCTCGTCATGACCCTCGGGGCCGACGCCTCACCGGCCGTCGGCCGCACCCAGTTCCTCGGCGGCTGGCGCCTGTTCGCCGACGTGGGAAGGGCGGCGGGCCCGCTGGCGTTGTCGGGGCTGAGCGGCATCATGACGCTCGGGGCCAGCTCGGTCGTGCTCGGCGTCGGCGCCGTCGTCGGGGCCGGGTGGCTGCGGGTGTGGGTGCCGCGGCACGACCCGACCCGCCGGCATCCGACGGCGTCCTGA
- the pdxH gene encoding pyridoxamine 5'-phosphate oxidase: MSSSSSVPGPDVPRIDYAGEGLDESAVAATPWEQANAWVEHAAEVARSRDDVPEPTAISVATVDSSGAPNVRTVLMRFFDERGPGFVTNLGSSKGREIEHEPRVAVSLTWPALYRAIRFRGRAEPLGRDEVEAYFDSRPYGSRLSAWASEQSEPATGRDELERRWAEVSQRFPDTGDDTDVPVPPFWGGYRVRCDEVEFWAGRSNRLHDRIVFTRVGDGDLATANAWRRSRRQP; encoded by the coding sequence ATGAGCAGCTCCTCCTCCGTCCCCGGCCCCGACGTGCCGCGCATCGACTACGCCGGCGAGGGCCTCGACGAGTCGGCCGTCGCCGCCACCCCGTGGGAGCAGGCGAACGCGTGGGTCGAGCACGCCGCCGAGGTGGCCCGCTCGCGCGACGACGTGCCGGAGCCGACGGCCATCTCCGTCGCCACCGTCGACAGCTCGGGCGCGCCCAACGTGCGCACCGTGCTCATGCGCTTCTTCGACGAGCGGGGCCCCGGCTTCGTCACCAACCTCGGCTCGAGCAAGGGCCGCGAGATCGAGCACGAGCCGCGCGTCGCCGTCAGCCTGACGTGGCCCGCTCTCTACCGGGCCATCCGCTTCCGCGGGCGCGCCGAGCCGCTCGGCCGCGACGAGGTCGAGGCGTACTTCGACTCGCGGCCCTACGGGTCGCGGCTGTCGGCGTGGGCGTCCGAGCAGTCGGAGCCCGCCACCGGCCGCGACGAGCTCGAGCGCCGCTGGGCCGAGGTGTCACAGCGCTTCCCCGACACGGGCGACGACACCGACGTCCCCGTGCCCCCGTTCTGGGGCGGGTACCGCGTGCGGTGCGACGAGGTCGAGTTCTGGGCCGGCCGCTCCAACCGGCTGCATGACCGCATCGTCTTCACGCGCGTCGGTGACGGCGACCTCGCCACCGCGAACGCGTGGCGTCGCTCCCGTCGCCAGCCCTGA
- a CDS encoding pentapeptide repeat-containing protein → MSRPSSQRPRRPATPPPDDLEPYPHDRFDPALGHHDGIHFEGTDFSGVHAEGGAFLECVLTDAALDDAHLEGSRWSESRWERVHGAGLALQEGALADTTFDGCRLAAVSAWGASWRDVTVVGGKVDFLNLRGAALRDVAFVDCVVTELDLQETTVDGLTFEGCTLVAPEFGRGRYARLDLSGAQLREPRGLAGLRGATLSRGQVIELADALASELGIVVAD, encoded by the coding sequence ATGTCCCGGCCGTCGTCGCAGCGCCCCCGTCGCCCCGCCACCCCGCCGCCGGACGACCTCGAGCCCTACCCCCACGACCGGTTCGATCCCGCGCTCGGCCACCACGACGGCATCCACTTCGAGGGCACCGACTTCAGCGGCGTGCACGCCGAGGGGGGCGCCTTCCTCGAGTGCGTCCTGACCGACGCCGCCCTCGACGACGCGCACCTCGAGGGCTCGCGCTGGTCCGAGTCGCGCTGGGAGCGCGTGCACGGCGCGGGGCTGGCGCTGCAGGAGGGCGCCCTGGCCGACACGACCTTCGACGGATGCCGCCTTGCCGCGGTGTCGGCGTGGGGGGCGTCGTGGCGCGACGTCACGGTGGTCGGCGGCAAGGTCGACTTCCTCAACCTCCGCGGGGCCGCCCTGCGCGACGTCGCCTTCGTCGACTGCGTCGTCACCGAGCTCGACCTGCAGGAGACGACCGTCGACGGTCTCACCTTCGAGGGCTGCACCCTCGTCGCGCCGGAGTTCGGCCGCGGCCGCTACGCCCGGCTCGACCTGTCTGGCGCGCAGCTGCGCGAGCCCCGGGGGCTCGCCGGCCTCCGTGGCGCGACGCTGTCCCGAGGCCAGGTCATCGAGCTCGCCGACGCGCTCGCGTCCGAGCTCGGCATCGTCGTCGCCGACTGA
- a CDS encoding PQQ-dependent sugar dehydrogenase — MTTRPSRLLACLVAAVVGAGTLTATTAPSPAQAAPAVQVSTVVSGLDHPWDLTFVGDLMLYDLRAGSVWSQRGTAAPRRVTISGFPTIFASGESGLLGMVADPAAATNKRFYTCQSVSTGGTLDGRVLRWRLTSDTTAVSDGAPVVTGLPITTGRHSGCRLRFGPDGKLYVGTGDAAVGTNPQNLASLGGKVLRVGWDGSVPTDNPFYSRGGNARYVWTYGHRNVQGLAFRPGTSEMWSAEHGTSRDDEVNLLVRGGNYGWDPVPGYDESRPMTDLTTFPSARVARWSSGSPTVATSGAAFLTGAAWGEYQGWLAVALLKAQGVYLMRLQPSPTTGDVVSVRRLPATEGIGRVRALQQGPDGSLYVTTDNGGSDRILRVRPTATVPTVRAGSLVTPSGVTAVRTGSAITAFVRSTGDRVYFRRSTDDGRTWGAWTSAGVTSSDAPSAASSASGRVDLFTRDANRAVVHTWFTDGVRRGSANLGGGVISQHGSSLGDGTLDVWAVAPAGGGFRNRYDGSRWSGWRTTGGIFTSALSAAAVPSTKQTVVSGRGQTGRTYEGVFTATGGGGWPVQPGLASGWSARALGDRWPGGPRLSVSVGPDGSPVVERNGASLGVTAVYTSAPDVVTRSDGTFVMFGRGGNGQLYLFDARTGGYVNVSLGGVVT; from the coding sequence ATGACCACTCGCCCGAGCCGCCTGCTCGCCTGCCTCGTCGCCGCCGTCGTCGGCGCGGGCACGCTCACCGCGACGACCGCCCCGTCGCCCGCGCAGGCCGCCCCCGCGGTGCAGGTCTCGACGGTCGTGTCCGGGCTCGACCACCCGTGGGACCTCACCTTCGTCGGCGACCTCATGCTCTACGACCTGCGCGCCGGGTCGGTGTGGAGCCAGCGCGGCACGGCCGCACCGCGGCGGGTCACCATCAGTGGGTTCCCCACGATCTTCGCGAGCGGCGAGAGCGGGCTGCTCGGCATGGTGGCCGACCCGGCAGCCGCGACGAACAAGCGGTTCTACACCTGTCAGTCCGTCTCGACCGGGGGGACGCTCGACGGGCGGGTGCTGCGCTGGCGGCTGACCTCCGACACGACGGCGGTGTCCGACGGGGCGCCGGTCGTCACCGGGCTGCCCATCACGACGGGTCGTCACTCCGGGTGCCGCCTGCGCTTCGGCCCCGACGGCAAGCTCTACGTCGGCACCGGTGACGCGGCCGTCGGCACCAACCCGCAGAACCTCGCCTCGCTCGGCGGCAAGGTGCTGCGCGTGGGGTGGGACGGCTCTGTGCCGACCGACAACCCGTTCTACTCCCGCGGCGGCAACGCCCGGTACGTATGGACCTACGGGCACCGCAACGTCCAGGGGCTCGCCTTCCGTCCCGGCACGAGCGAGATGTGGTCCGCCGAGCACGGAACGAGCCGCGATGACGAGGTCAACCTGCTCGTCCGCGGCGGCAACTACGGGTGGGACCCCGTGCCCGGCTACGACGAGTCGCGCCCGATGACCGACCTCACCACATTCCCCTCGGCGCGCGTCGCCCGGTGGAGCTCGGGCTCCCCCACGGTCGCCACGAGCGGCGCGGCCTTCCTCACGGGCGCGGCCTGGGGCGAGTACCAGGGCTGGCTCGCCGTCGCCCTGCTCAAGGCCCAGGGCGTCTACCTCATGCGGCTGCAGCCCTCGCCGACGACGGGCGACGTCGTCTCGGTGCGTCGGCTGCCGGCCACCGAGGGCATCGGCCGGGTGCGCGCACTGCAGCAGGGTCCCGACGGCTCGCTCTACGTCACCACCGACAACGGCGGCAGCGACCGCATCCTGCGAGTGCGGCCGACGGCCACCGTGCCCACCGTACGTGCCGGGTCGCTCGTGACGCCCTCCGGCGTGACCGCGGTGCGCACCGGTTCGGCCATCACCGCCTTCGTGCGCAGCACGGGCGACCGCGTCTACTTCCGTCGCAGCACCGACGACGGGCGCACGTGGGGTGCCTGGACGTCCGCCGGGGTGACCTCGTCCGACGCCCCCTCCGCGGCGTCGTCGGCATCCGGACGGGTCGACCTCTTCACCCGCGACGCGAACCGCGCGGTCGTGCACACGTGGTTCACCGACGGCGTGCGGCGCGGCTCCGCGAACCTCGGCGGCGGCGTCATCAGCCAGCACGGCAGCTCGCTCGGTGACGGCACCCTCGACGTCTGGGCGGTCGCCCCGGCCGGCGGCGGGTTCCGCAATCGCTACGACGGCTCGCGATGGTCGGGCTGGCGCACCACCGGCGGCATCTTCACCTCGGCCCTGTCGGCGGCGGCGGTCCCCTCGACGAAACAGACCGTCGTGAGCGGTCGCGGGCAGACGGGCCGGACCTACGAGGGCGTCTTCACGGCGACCGGCGGCGGCGGGTGGCCCGTACAGCCCGGTCTGGCGTCCGGCTGGAGTGCCCGTGCCCTCGGCGACCGGTGGCCCGGCGGCCCGCGGCTGTCCGTCTCCGTCGGCCCGGACGGCAGCCCGGTGGTCGAGCGCAACGGCGCGTCGCTCGGGGTGACCGCGGTCTACACCTCCGCCCCCGACGTCGTCACCCGCAGCGACGGCACCTTCGTCATGTTCGGTCGTGGCGGGAACGGGCAGCTGTACCTCTTCGACGCGCGCACCGGGGGCTACGTGAACGTCTCGCTCGGGGGCGTCGTCACCTGA
- the serC gene encoding phosphoserine transaminase encodes MTDAPTATQTIEIPADLLPGDGRFGSGPSKVRPAQLDDLLEIGRTVLGTSHRQAPVKNLVGDVRSGLRDLFSLPEGYEIILGNGGSTAFWDIAAFGLVRDRAQHLAFGEFSSKFGAVTKAAPFLGEPTIVKADPGTLASPHAEAGVDVYAWPHNETSTGVMAPVKRVEGADDDALVLVDATSGAGGLPVDITQADVYYFAPQKCFASDGGLWLAAFSPAALARVDEIAATGRWVPDFFSLPTAVDNSLKNQTYNTPAVATLALMRSQLEWMNGNGGLEFTTGRTLDSSSRLYDWAERTSYTTPYVADPAARSQVVGTIDFDDSIDAAAVAKVLRAHGIVDVEPYRKLGRNQLRVAMFPAVEPDDVTTLTKAIDHVVAALA; translated from the coding sequence GTGACCGACGCACCGACCGCGACCCAGACCATCGAGATCCCTGCCGACCTGCTCCCCGGCGACGGACGCTTCGGCTCCGGACCGTCGAAGGTGCGCCCCGCCCAGCTCGACGACCTCCTCGAGATCGGGCGCACCGTGCTCGGGACCTCGCACCGCCAGGCCCCGGTCAAGAACCTCGTCGGCGACGTGCGCTCCGGCCTGCGCGACCTCTTCTCGCTGCCCGAGGGCTACGAGATCATCCTCGGCAACGGCGGCTCGACCGCGTTCTGGGACATCGCCGCCTTCGGCCTCGTCCGCGACCGCGCGCAGCACCTCGCCTTCGGTGAGTTCTCCAGCAAGTTCGGCGCCGTCACGAAGGCCGCCCCCTTCCTCGGGGAGCCCACCATCGTCAAGGCCGACCCCGGCACCCTCGCGTCGCCCCACGCCGAGGCGGGCGTCGACGTCTACGCCTGGCCGCACAACGAGACCTCGACCGGTGTCATGGCCCCCGTGAAGCGGGTCGAGGGCGCCGACGACGACGCCCTCGTGCTCGTCGACGCGACGTCCGGCGCGGGCGGCCTCCCGGTCGACATCACCCAGGCCGACGTCTACTACTTCGCGCCGCAGAAGTGCTTCGCCTCCGACGGCGGCCTGTGGCTGGCGGCGTTCTCGCCGGCCGCCCTCGCCCGCGTCGACGAGATCGCCGCGACCGGACGCTGGGTGCCCGACTTCTTCAGCCTGCCGACCGCCGTCGACAACTCGCTGAAGAACCAGACGTACAACACCCCTGCCGTCGCGACGCTCGCGCTCATGCGCAGCCAGCTGGAGTGGATGAACGGCAACGGCGGCCTTGAGTTCACGACCGGCCGCACCCTCGACTCCAGCTCACGCCTCTACGACTGGGCCGAGCGCACGTCGTACACGACGCCCTACGTGGCCGACCCGGCCGCCCGTTCGCAGGTCGTCGGCACGATCGACTTCGACGACAGCATCGACGCGGCCGCCGTCGCCAAGGTGCTGCGCGCCCACGGCATCGTCGACGTCGAGCCCTACCGCAAGCTCGGCCGCAACCAGCTGCGTGTCGCGATGTTCCCCGCGGTCGAGCCCGACGACGTGACGACCCTGACCAAGGCCATCGACCACGTGGTCGCCGCCCTGGCCTGA
- a CDS encoding MFS transporter: MSPTFHSLGIRNYRIYASGAIVSNVGTWMGRVAQDWLVLTQLTDHSASALGIVTGLQFLPFLLLAPWAGMIVDRFPKRRILFLTQTALLTTAFALAVLTALGVVQLWHVFALAFLQGIATAVDNPARQTFVSEMVDTAHLPNAVALNSASFNLGRLVGPAVAGLVIAWFGISPALFVNAASFVFVLWALQRMNARELTPAPRARGKGQIREGVRYVRGRPDIMLVMFLVFMLGTFGMNFQVTMALMATKVFEKGPGEYGLLGSIMAVGSLAAALLSARRERPRMRVLLVALAGFTVSTALLAIAPTYETFAVLLVPTGLAALTALTTANAMVQISVEPVMRGRVMALYMAIFMGGTPIGSPVIGWIGDAFGARWTIAIGTFAVGLSLVAVALWVYRRHNVAVSFELRRRPHLRVRRLAPEPVEVAK, encoded by the coding sequence ATGAGCCCCACCTTCCACTCGCTCGGCATCCGCAACTACCGCATCTACGCCTCCGGCGCCATCGTCAGCAACGTCGGCACGTGGATGGGGCGCGTCGCCCAGGACTGGCTCGTGCTCACGCAGCTGACCGACCACTCGGCCAGCGCCCTCGGCATCGTCACGGGCCTGCAGTTCCTGCCGTTCCTGCTGCTGGCGCCGTGGGCCGGCATGATCGTCGACCGCTTCCCCAAGCGGCGCATCCTCTTCCTCACCCAGACGGCGCTGCTCACGACCGCGTTCGCCCTCGCGGTGCTGACAGCGCTCGGTGTCGTGCAGCTCTGGCACGTCTTCGCCCTCGCGTTCCTGCAGGGCATCGCCACGGCGGTCGACAACCCGGCCCGGCAGACGTTCGTCTCCGAGATGGTCGACACCGCCCACCTGCCCAACGCGGTCGCCCTCAACAGCGCCTCGTTCAACCTCGGGCGGCTCGTCGGCCCCGCGGTCGCGGGTCTCGTCATCGCGTGGTTCGGCATCAGCCCCGCCCTGTTCGTCAACGCGGCCAGCTTCGTCTTCGTGCTGTGGGCGCTGCAGCGGATGAACGCCCGTGAGCTGACACCCGCCCCGCGCGCCCGCGGCAAGGGCCAGATCCGGGAGGGCGTGCGCTACGTGCGCGGCCGACCCGACATCATGCTCGTGATGTTCCTCGTCTTCATGCTCGGCACGTTCGGCATGAACTTCCAGGTGACGATGGCCCTCATGGCGACCAAGGTCTTCGAGAAGGGACCGGGCGAGTACGGCCTGCTCGGCTCGATCATGGCCGTCGGCTCGCTCGCGGCGGCACTGCTCTCGGCTCGGCGCGAGCGGCCCCGCATGCGGGTGCTGCTCGTCGCGCTCGCCGGCTTCACCGTCTCGACGGCGCTGCTCGCGATCGCCCCGACGTACGAGACGTTCGCCGTGCTGCTCGTCCCGACCGGGCTCGCCGCCCTCACGGCGCTGACGACCGCGAACGCCATGGTGCAGATCAGCGTCGAGCCCGTCATGCGCGGCCGTGTCATGGCGCTCTACATGGCCATCTTCATGGGCGGCACCCCGATCGGCTCACCGGTCATCGGCTGGATCGGCGACGCCTTCGGCGCCCGCTGGACCATCGCCATCGGCACCTTCGCCGTCGGCCTCAGCCTGGTGGCGGTGGCCCTGTGGGTGTACCGGCGTCACAATGTGGCGGTCAGCTTCGAGCTGCGCCGCCGGCCCCACCTGCGCGTGCGCCGGCTCGCCCCCGAACCGGTCGAGGTCGCCAAGTGA
- a CDS encoding MarR family winged helix-turn-helix transcriptional regulator, translating into MRTKTPTTMDAGPSAPALTRGELVTLSNELRIACMRISRRVRFESDPELAPHQFSALIRLETTPRTNSELAEIEKVSAPSMKRTTQSLVDLGLVARADDPTDGRQVILSLTAEGRKAVRRIRRHRDEWMLARFENLSEDELQLLRRAGAVLAKVAGE; encoded by the coding sequence TTGCGTACCAAGACCCCCACCACCATGGATGCCGGCCCGTCGGCTCCTGCTCTCACCCGCGGTGAGCTCGTCACCCTGTCGAACGAGCTGCGCATCGCGTGCATGCGCATCTCGCGCCGCGTGCGGTTCGAGAGCGACCCCGAGCTCGCGCCGCACCAATTCTCGGCGCTCATCCGCCTCGAGACGACGCCGCGCACCAACAGCGAGCTGGCCGAGATCGAGAAGGTGTCGGCGCCGAGCATGAAGCGCACGACCCAGAGCCTCGTCGACCTCGGCCTCGTCGCCCGAGCCGACGACCCGACCGACGGCCGGCAGGTCATCCTCAGCCTCACCGCCGAGGGCCGCAAGGCCGTCCGGCGCATCCGACGGCACCGCGACGAGTGGATGCTGGCCCGGTTCGAGAACCTCTCCGAGGACGAGCTGCAGCTGCTGCGCCGGGCCGGGGCGGTCCTGGCCAAGGTGGCCGGCGAATGA
- a CDS encoding NCS2 family permease, whose translation MATDLRTRRPASGLDGFFKISERGSTLSRELRGGVVTFFTMAYIIVLNPIILSGVADGSGNFIGGTTDLAESKLLVAVGTAVVAGVMSILMGVVGRFPIAIAAGLGINALITGMVVTHASEGITFADLMGLVVIEGVIILVLVLTGFRRAVFRAIPAPLKVAISVGIGLFIAFIGVIDAGFARRPSTPGSVPSELGIGGSLDGWPTVVFVVGVLLMAVLLIRKVKGAILIGIVVATALAIAIEAVAKIGPRTFGADGALVNPDAWALTVPALPTSITNTPDLGILGQFSLLGSFGKIGVITATLFVFSLLLADFFDTMGTVVAIGTEAKLLDEHGNPPNTDRILAVDSVAAIAGGAGGVSSNTSYIESAAGVGEGARTGLASVVTGILFLLATFLAPLFAIVPSEAAAPALVIVGYLMMTQVTNISWDDMEVGIPAFLTIVLMPFTYNITVGIGAGFIAWVLLKVARGKTRSIHPLLWIVTAFFLVYFAKAPIESLLTGA comes from the coding sequence ATGGCGACCGACCTGCGCACCAGACGACCGGCCTCCGGCCTCGACGGATTCTTCAAGATCAGCGAGCGGGGGTCGACCCTCTCGCGCGAGCTGCGCGGTGGCGTCGTCACCTTCTTCACGATGGCGTACATCATCGTGCTCAACCCGATCATCCTCTCCGGCGTGGCCGACGGGTCGGGCAACTTCATCGGCGGCACGACGGACCTCGCCGAGAGCAAGCTGCTCGTCGCCGTCGGCACCGCGGTCGTGGCGGGCGTCATGTCGATCCTCATGGGGGTGGTCGGTCGGTTCCCGATCGCCATCGCCGCAGGCCTCGGCATCAACGCCCTCATCACCGGCATGGTCGTCACCCACGCGTCGGAGGGGATCACCTTCGCGGACCTCATGGGCCTCGTCGTCATCGAGGGCGTCATCATCCTCGTGCTCGTGCTGACCGGGTTCCGGCGGGCCGTGTTCCGGGCCATCCCCGCGCCGCTCAAGGTGGCCATCTCCGTCGGCATCGGCCTGTTCATCGCCTTCATCGGCGTCATCGACGCCGGGTTCGCCCGCCGGCCCAGCACGCCCGGCTCGGTCCCGAGCGAGCTCGGCATCGGCGGCAGCCTCGACGGCTGGCCGACGGTGGTCTTCGTCGTGGGCGTGCTGCTCATGGCGGTGCTGCTCATCCGCAAGGTCAAGGGCGCCATCCTCATCGGCATCGTCGTGGCCACGGCGCTCGCCATCGCCATCGAGGCCGTGGCGAAGATCGGCCCGCGCACGTTCGGGGCCGACGGGGCGCTCGTCAACCCCGACGCCTGGGCGCTGACCGTGCCGGCGCTGCCGACGTCGATCACGAACACGCCCGACCTCGGCATCCTCGGCCAGTTCAGCCTCCTCGGCAGCTTCGGCAAGATCGGCGTCATCACCGCGACGCTGTTCGTCTTCAGCCTGCTGCTCGCCGACTTCTTCGACACCATGGGCACGGTCGTCGCCATCGGCACCGAGGCCAAGCTGCTCGACGAGCACGGCAACCCGCCGAACACCGACCGCATCCTCGCCGTCGACTCGGTGGCCGCCATCGCCGGTGGCGCGGGCGGTGTCAGCAGCAACACGAGCTACATCGAGAGCGCCGCGGGGGTGGGGGAGGGAGCCCGCACCGGCCTCGCGTCGGTCGTCACCGGCATCCTCTTCCTGCTGGCGACGTTCCTGGCCCCGCTCTTCGCGATCGTCCCCTCGGAGGCCGCGGCGCCCGCCCTCGTCATCGTCGGCTATCTGATGATGACGCAGGTCACGAACATCTCGTGGGACGACATGGAGGTCGGCATCCCGGCCTTCCTCACCATCGTGCTCATGCCGTTCACGTACAACATCACCGTCGGCATCGGCGCGGGGTTCATCGCCTGGGTGCTGCTCAAGGTGGCCCGGGGCAAGACGCGCAGCATCCACCCGCTCCTGTGGATCGTCACGGCGTTCTTCCTCGTGTACTTCGCCAAGGCGCCGATCGAGAGCCTCCTCACCGGCGCCTGA
- a CDS encoding DUF2530 domain-containing protein: MTSRPEPEATPEMTPIAPIHVPMLRIVEAGIACWVVALVVTLVVPTLHEGDRGWWPWACVAGVALGAVGWLYVRRGRGNATDAA; encoded by the coding sequence ATGACGTCGCGACCCGAGCCCGAGGCGACGCCCGAGATGACCCCGATCGCCCCGATCCACGTGCCGATGCTGCGCATCGTCGAGGCCGGGATCGCCTGCTGGGTGGTCGCGCTCGTCGTCACCCTCGTCGTCCCGACGCTGCACGAGGGCGACCGCGGCTGGTGGCCGTGGGCCTGCGTCGCCGGGGTCGCGCTCGGCGCCGTCGGCTGGCTCTACGTGCGCCGCGGGCGCGGCAACGCCACCGACGCCGCCTGA